A window from Dromaius novaehollandiae isolate bDroNov1 chromosome 1, bDroNov1.hap1, whole genome shotgun sequence encodes these proteins:
- the EIF1AX gene encoding eukaryotic translation initiation factor 1A, X-chromosomal, which produces MPKNKGKGGKNRRRGKNENESEKRELVFKEDGQEYAQVIKMLGNGRLEALCFDGVKRLCHIRGKLRKKVWINTSDIILVGLRDYQDNKADVILKYNADEARSLKAYGELPEHAKINETDTFGPGDDDEIQFDDIGDDDEDIDDI; this is translated from the exons ATGCCCAAGAATAAAG GCAAAGGAGGTAAAAATAGGCGACGAGGTAAGAATGAGAATGAATCAGAAAAAAGAGAACTCGTGTTTAAGGAGGATGGGCAAG AATATGCCCAGGTGATCAAGATGTTAGGCAATGGAAGACTGGAGGCATTATGTTTTGATGGTGTGAAGAGGTTATGTCATATCAGAGGGAAACTAAGAAAAAAG GTTTGGATAAATACATCTGATATTATATTGGTGGGCTTAAGAGACTACCAG GATAACAAGGCTGATGTTATTCTAAAGTACAATGCAGATGAAGCCAGAAGTCTGAAAGCATATGGGGAGCTTCCAGAACATG CTAAAATCAATGAAACAGACACATTTGGACCTGGGGATGATGATGAAATCCAGTTTGATGATATTGGAGATGATGATGAAGATATCGATGAT ATCTAA